The Blautia hydrogenotrophica DSM 10507 genome window below encodes:
- the radA gene encoding DNA repair protein RadA yields MAKTRKTVYFCQNCGYESAKWMGQCPGCNEWNTFVEETVSPLSAGKNGKRSQGLAKPKGLSEIDLSEDERKSSGMGELDRVLGGGIVQGSLVLVGGDPGIGKSTLLLQMCRNLAGKETEVLYISGEESLRQIKMRAMRIGTFTDSLKLLCETNLTVIRELIEKKTPKVAIIDSIQTMYDEDISSAPGSVSQVRESTSVLMQLAKGLGVTIFIVGHVTKEGNVAGPRVLEHMVDTVLYFEGDRHASYRILRAVKNRFGSTNEIGVFEMRNEGLGEVKNPSQFLLDGKPQGASGSVVACSMEGTRPILIEVQALVCQSNFGIPRRTAAGTDFNRVNLLMAVLEKRAGLHLSTCDAYVNIAGGIKMNEPAIDLGICLAIASSSRDVVVDDRLLAFGEVGLSGEVRAVSMAEQRVAEAKKLGFDRVILPKVCQKSVEKIQGIQKLYVETVREAIQCVCEKV; encoded by the coding sequence ATGGCTAAAACAAGAAAAACCGTATATTTTTGCCAGAATTGTGGCTATGAATCAGCGAAATGGATGGGACAGTGTCCAGGCTGCAATGAATGGAATACTTTTGTGGAGGAGACAGTTTCACCGTTGTCGGCGGGAAAGAATGGAAAGAGGAGTCAAGGCTTGGCGAAGCCCAAGGGACTTAGTGAGATAGATTTGTCAGAGGACGAAAGAAAGAGTAGCGGCATGGGAGAGCTAGACCGCGTTTTGGGAGGCGGAATTGTCCAGGGGTCTTTGGTCTTGGTTGGAGGAGACCCTGGAATAGGAAAATCCACTCTGTTGTTACAGATGTGCCGTAATCTGGCGGGAAAGGAGACAGAAGTACTATATATCTCGGGAGAGGAATCTTTAAGACAGATCAAAATGCGTGCAATGAGGATTGGAACTTTTACAGATTCCCTAAAATTATTGTGTGAAACAAATCTAACCGTAATCCGTGAACTGATCGAGAAGAAAACACCTAAAGTGGCGATTATAGATTCTATTCAGACAATGTATGATGAGGATATTTCCTCGGCGCCAGGGAGTGTGTCACAGGTCCGAGAGTCCACGAGCGTGTTGATGCAGCTGGCAAAGGGGCTAGGTGTGACAATCTTTATCGTGGGCCATGTGACAAAAGAAGGAAATGTAGCAGGTCCAAGAGTTCTGGAACACATGGTAGATACTGTGCTCTATTTTGAAGGAGACCGCCATGCATCTTACCGGATTCTGCGTGCAGTGAAGAATCGTTTTGGTTCTACCAATGAAATTGGAGTGTTCGAGATGAGAAATGAAGGGTTGGGAGAGGTGAAAAATCCATCTCAGTTTTTGCTGGATGGGAAACCGCAAGGAGCTTCTGGCTCTGTGGTCGCGTGTTCTATGGAAGGAACTAGGCCGATTTTGATCGAGGTTCAGGCACTGGTATGTCAAAGTAATTTTGGAATTCCCAGGAGAACGGCGGCAGGAACCGATTTTAACAGGGTCAATCTATTGATGGCAGTGCTGGAAAAACGGGCGGGGTTGCATCTTTCCACTTGTGACGCCTATGTAAATATCGCTGGAGGCATTAAGATGAATGAGCCTGCAATCGACCTGGGAATTTGTCTTGCCATCGCATCTAGTAGTCGTGATGTAGTGGTGGATGACAGGCTTCTGGCATTTGGAGAGGTTGGACTGAGTGGAGAAGTCCGTGCAGTGAGCATGGCAGAGCAAAGGGTGGCTGAGGCGAAAAAACTGGGATTTGATAGGGTGATTCTGCCTAAAGTGTGTCAAAAGTCGGTGGAAAAAATCCAGGGGATTCAGAAGCTCTACGTGGAAACTGTGAGAGAGGCAATACAGTGTGTGTGCGAAAAAGTGTAA
- a CDS encoding SseB family protein: MIGAVRKDKKMTRESIIKNLQTADCFYVPFSVSTRMPYVMCDPIDFDDQILVFEREEDLKAYVKAQVEQKNLMQATRVEKSMYNRFYGNLYGIGVNAILYKKGDEERKIELKDVAVQADFSKIPEEKKPLLNPTLQLSGIYFMQAWRRNLPPEEKGDIRSLEEELVANIIRSKFLLAVDIKGEGEERKFNVPFVKNKVGDIYQPCFSDVMEFQKFAAERKLGFLKVDFQKMPGLLAKQAKGYVLNPAGINLMLQREQLNRMAKLK, encoded by the coding sequence ATGATAGGAGCAGTTAGAAAGGATAAAAAAATGACGAGAGAAAGTATCATTAAAAATTTACAGACTGCAGATTGCTTTTACGTACCCTTCTCTGTGAGTACAAGAATGCCTTATGTGATGTGTGATCCGATAGATTTTGACGATCAGATACTTGTCTTTGAGAGAGAGGAAGATCTAAAAGCGTATGTCAAAGCGCAGGTGGAGCAAAAAAATCTGATGCAGGCCACGAGGGTGGAGAAGTCCATGTACAATAGATTTTATGGGAATCTCTATGGAATCGGTGTCAACGCGATCCTGTACAAAAAAGGAGATGAGGAACGAAAAATTGAGCTGAAAGATGTGGCAGTCCAGGCAGATTTTTCAAAGATTCCTGAGGAGAAGAAGCCGCTTTTGAATCCTACTTTGCAGTTGTCAGGAATATATTTTATGCAGGCGTGGCGTAGAAATCTACCGCCAGAGGAGAAAGGGGATATCCGATCTTTGGAGGAAGAATTGGTGGCAAACATCATACGGTCTAAGTTTCTTCTGGCTGTGGATATAAAAGGAGAAGGCGAGGAGAGGAAATTCAATGTTCCTTTTGTCAAGAATAAAGTAGGAGACATCTATCAGCCGTGTTTTTCAGATGTGATGGAGTTTCAGAAGTTTGCCGCAGAAAGAAAACTGGGATTCCTAAAAGTAGATTTTCAAAAAATGCCTGGTCTTTTGGCAAAACAGGCAAAAGGGTATGTGCTGAATCCGGCAGGAATCAATTTGATGCTTCAGCGAGAACAGCTAAACCGGATGGCAAAACTGAAATGA
- a CDS encoding acylphosphatase, with amino-acid sequence MRQKIRKHLIFKGRVQGVGFRFVARHSAEAIGLTGWVRNCWDGSVEAEVQGTSEEIGLFLKKIYEARYIQIEDLEAKQLPLKEERGFQVLHG; translated from the coding sequence ATGAGACAGAAAATACGCAAGCATCTTATTTTCAAAGGAAGAGTCCAAGGAGTCGGCTTTCGATTTGTAGCTAGACATTCTGCTGAGGCCATCGGACTTACTGGCTGGGTGAGAAATTGCTGGGACGGCAGTGTTGAGGCAGAGGTTCAAGGGACCTCGGAAGAAATAGGGCTGTTTTTGAAAAAGATATATGAGGCACGTTATATCCAGATTGAGGACTTAGAGGCAAAGCAGCTGCCCTTGAAAGAGGAACGAGGTTTTCAAGTACTTCACGGGTAA
- a CDS encoding ABC transporter permease, which produces MDVLKKILNKFTVLILLAVVVIYFAVSAPGFMTINNGMSLLRQIAVLGILSTGFAMVMIAGGLDLSISSQLFLVSCATALMIVNGVPCVAACIIGVLIAVAISAFNGMAIVLTGMPAMICTLAMQQVLQGVVYIFTGASPIYGLPEGMKIIGQGYIAGIVPVPIIIMIVIFLIGAFILNRTYLGRYFYAVGSNEEATRLSGLSSKKIMILSYVVNGLFVGLASIVLMSRIASGQPAAGEGYEMDVITACVVGGIAFSGGKGKMLGVVQGVLVMGVLSNGLGVKGVDSYTQLLCKGLVLLVVVSIDCLREKREKSRKMVITHEKEKAN; this is translated from the coding sequence GTGGATGTGTTAAAGAAAATTCTAAATAAATTTACGGTGTTAATTCTCTTAGCCGTCGTAGTCATATATTTCGCTGTTTCAGCGCCGGGTTTTATGACCATCAACAATGGAATGAGTTTGTTAAGGCAGATTGCTGTGCTGGGAATTTTATCTACAGGATTTGCTATGGTTATGATTGCCGGAGGCTTGGATCTTTCTATTAGTTCTCAGCTGTTTTTGGTCAGCTGTGCCACAGCACTCATGATTGTAAACGGCGTTCCCTGTGTGGCAGCCTGCATCATAGGCGTTTTGATTGCAGTTGCGATCTCTGCATTCAATGGAATGGCGATTGTACTAACGGGAATGCCCGCGATGATTTGTACGCTGGCTATGCAGCAGGTATTGCAGGGTGTAGTTTATATCTTTACCGGTGCTTCTCCCATTTACGGCTTGCCTGAAGGGATGAAAATTATCGGACAGGGATATATTGCAGGTATTGTGCCAGTGCCTATTATCATTATGATTGTAATTTTCTTGATCGGTGCTTTCATTTTGAACCGTACTTACCTTGGCCGGTATTTTTATGCAGTTGGTTCTAATGAAGAAGCTACTAGACTTTCAGGGCTATCTTCCAAAAAAATTATGATTCTTTCTTATGTGGTAAACGGTTTGTTTGTGGGCTTGGCGTCTATTGTCCTGATGTCGAGAATTGCCTCTGGTCAGCCGGCTGCTGGAGAAGGATATGAGATGGATGTCATCACTGCCTGTGTAGTTGGCGGAATTGCCTTCTCAGGAGGCAAAGGAAAGATGCTGGGGGTTGTACAAGGCGTCCTAGTCATGGGAGTGCTGAGCAATGGCCTGGGTGTAAAGGGTGTGGACTCTTATACACAGCTGTTGTGTAAGGGATTGGTACTGCTGGTGGTTGTAAGCATTGACTGTCTGCGTGAAAAGAGAGAAAAGAGTCGTAAAATGGTGATTACACACGAAAAAGAGAAGGCGAACTAG
- a CDS encoding sugar ABC transporter ATP-binding protein produces MDKKSEVSLSVRHIIKTYPGVVALKDISVDFYAGEVHGLMGENGAGKSTLMKAISGVIEPDEGIFYIGSDEFRKITPHQAQEKGLRIIHQELNLIPTLSVTENIFMGRFMGNGWTVKFSEMKKRTWELFQEIGIKIDPDALVENLTVAQMQLVEIAKAVSQDVKILIMDEPTAPLTQVEVELLFRLIRKLKEKGVTIIYISHRISEIFELTDRITIMRDGEKVMTEYTKNLDRETLINLMVGRTLKETYPERTKKPQEEILRVEHLYGNGLEDINFTLRKGEILGLAGLVGAGRTELVRLIFGADPVVKGKIYMEGKEIRISSPKEAVKHGIVLIPEDRKRQGVVLELSIKENLTLPNYKKISRRTLINKNEEKKLVKRQVEQLRIKTPSEDQLVKNLSGGNQQKVVVGKWLAGKSKILIFDEPTRGIDVGAKQEIYFLMNQLTEQGISILMVSSEMEELMGMSDRILVLREGKISGSFDKSEEPFTQESIMKYASIE; encoded by the coding sequence ATGGATAAAAAGAGCGAAGTGAGTTTGTCAGTACGCCATATCATAAAAACATATCCAGGGGTTGTCGCTTTGAAGGATATTTCCGTCGATTTTTATGCAGGAGAAGTCCACGGACTGATGGGAGAAAATGGAGCAGGAAAATCTACTCTGATGAAAGCAATTTCAGGGGTGATAGAACCAGATGAAGGGATATTTTATATTGGAAGTGATGAGTTTCGAAAAATTACCCCGCATCAAGCGCAAGAGAAAGGACTTCGGATTATCCATCAGGAACTAAATCTCATTCCTACGTTGTCCGTAACAGAGAACATTTTTATGGGGAGATTTATGGGAAATGGATGGACAGTAAAGTTTTCAGAAATGAAGAAGAGGACCTGGGAACTTTTTCAAGAAATTGGGATAAAGATCGATCCGGATGCGTTAGTGGAAAATCTGACAGTTGCTCAGATGCAGTTGGTAGAAATTGCTAAGGCAGTGAGCCAGGATGTAAAGATTTTGATTATGGATGAGCCAACTGCACCATTGACGCAAGTGGAAGTGGAGCTTTTGTTTCGGTTAATAAGGAAATTGAAGGAAAAAGGAGTAACTATTATTTACATTTCCCATAGAATCAGCGAAATCTTTGAGTTGACAGACCGTATTACGATCATGCGGGATGGAGAAAAAGTAATGACGGAATACACAAAAAATCTGGATAGAGAGACCTTGATTAATCTGATGGTGGGGAGAACTTTGAAAGAAACTTATCCGGAACGCACGAAAAAACCTCAGGAGGAGATTTTGAGGGTAGAGCATCTGTATGGAAATGGGCTGGAAGACATTAATTTTACACTGCGAAAGGGTGAGATTTTAGGCTTGGCAGGACTGGTGGGCGCAGGGCGTACGGAGCTTGTCAGATTGATTTTTGGAGCCGATCCGGTTGTAAAAGGAAAGATCTATATGGAAGGGAAGGAAATTCGGATTTCCAGCCCAAAAGAAGCAGTAAAACATGGGATTGTTTTAATTCCAGAAGACCGGAAGCGGCAAGGTGTGGTATTGGAGCTTTCGATTAAAGAAAATTTGACATTGCCTAACTATAAAAAAATATCACGCAGAACGTTGATTAATAAAAATGAAGAGAAGAAATTAGTGAAACGGCAAGTAGAACAGCTTCGAATAAAAACGCCTTCGGAAGATCAGTTGGTAAAAAATCTAAGCGGCGGAAATCAGCAAAAAGTAGTTGTGGGGAAATGGCTGGCAGGAAAATCAAAAATATTAATCTTTGATGAACCGACACGAGGAATTGACGTTGGAGCAAAACAAGAAATCTATTTTTTGATGAATCAACTCACAGAGCAAGGAATTAGCATCCTTATGGTTTCCTCCGAAATGGAAGAGCTTATGGGAATGTCCGACCGGATATTAGTTCTCAGAGAAGGAAAAATTTCCGGCAGCTTTGACAAAAGTGAAGAGCCCTTTACACAGGAGAGCATTATGAAGTATGCGTCTATTGAATGA
- a CDS encoding GntR family transcriptional regulator — protein MLIEIDFNSDEAIYMQLTNQIIMGIATSRLREGDPLPSVRQLADTIGINMHTVNKAYSVLRQEGFVTIDRRRGAVVNIDVDKIKALQEMKANLTVLLARGCCKNITREEVHQLIDEIFEEYS, from the coding sequence ATGCTGATAGAAATAGATTTTAATAGTGATGAAGCAATCTATATGCAGCTGACCAATCAGATCATCATGGGGATTGCCACATCCAGGCTAAGAGAAGGGGACCCTTTGCCTTCTGTCCGGCAGCTAGCCGATACCATTGGCATTAATATGCATACGGTGAACAAAGCATATTCTGTGCTGAGGCAAGAGGGGTTTGTGACCATTGACCGTAGAAGAGGCGCAGTGGTGAACATCGACGTGGATAAGATAAAGGCACTTCAGGAAATGAAAGCGAATTTGACGGTTCTTTTAGCGAGAGGATGCTGTAAGAATATCACAAGGGAGGAAGTTCATCAGCTGATTGATGAAATTTTTGAAGAGTATTCGTGA
- a CDS encoding 2-hydroxyacid dehydrogenase, translated as MKVLVIDRYPDLAEEFQAMCAESDLEALRDLKIEYAKDTNVYRMNTFEEYVQRMEKEGPEWMEPDQEVLDKIQDADILLIQWGAVSSAVIEMGKKLKFIATIRSGCENINVDYAKKRGIQVSFAPSRLAEVVADMTVALTLSECRGIVRRNLIANHGKWTEEKYNDASHAAISNLVIGIVGYGGIARTVARRFCAGFGSKVIAYEPITSPEILKEDGVEQVELDELLRQADVVTMHARVCKETIHMIGEREFSLMKPNAIFINTARAALVDEKALIQALQTGKIRGAGLDVYEKEPLPLDSPLLSMDNVTLMPHSAGITNDILKNSLKIIKTEFERFLKREPLKFTI; from the coding sequence ATGAAAGTTTTGGTTATTGACCGTTATCCAGACTTAGCGGAAGAATTTCAGGCTATGTGTGCGGAATCGGATTTGGAAGCTTTAAGAGATTTGAAGATTGAGTATGCAAAGGATACCAATGTATATCGGATGAATACATTTGAAGAATATGTACAAAGAATGGAAAAAGAAGGCCCGGAATGGATGGAACCGGATCAAGAGGTTCTGGATAAGATTCAAGACGCGGACATCTTGCTGATTCAATGGGGAGCTGTCAGTTCCGCAGTGATCGAGATGGGAAAAAAATTAAAGTTCATCGCGACGATAAGGAGTGGCTGTGAGAATATTAACGTAGACTATGCTAAAAAAAGAGGAATTCAGGTGTCGTTTGCACCGTCCAGGTTAGCAGAAGTGGTCGCAGATATGACTGTTGCGTTGACTTTATCAGAATGCCGTGGAATTGTGAGAAGAAACCTGATCGCGAATCATGGTAAATGGACAGAAGAGAAGTACAACGACGCTTCCCATGCCGCTATCAGCAATTTGGTGATCGGGATTGTGGGATATGGTGGGATTGCCAGAACCGTAGCCAGAAGATTTTGTGCAGGCTTTGGCTCTAAAGTGATTGCATATGAGCCGATCACTTCGCCCGAGATCTTGAAAGAAGACGGCGTGGAGCAGGTGGAATTGGACGAATTGTTGCGGCAGGCGGATGTAGTTACTATGCACGCGCGGGTGTGTAAGGAAACCATACATATGATTGGAGAAAGAGAGTTTTCCTTGATGAAGCCCAACGCTATTTTTATTAATACAGCAAGGGCGGCCTTGGTGGACGAAAAGGCATTGATTCAGGCGTTGCAGACAGGAAAGATTCGAGGAGCAGGGCTGGATGTCTATGAAAAAGAACCGCTTCCGTTGGACTCACCGCTGCTTTCCATGGACAATGTTACCTTAATGCCGCATTCTGCAGGAATTACCAATGATATTTTGAAGAACAGTCTGAAAATTATCAAGACAGAATTTGAGCGGTTTTTAAAGCGAGAACCTTTGAAATTTACTATATAA
- a CDS encoding DUF6442 family protein → MNKEKALKKVQRRKTNQMDEMGLEIFLESGYGTIAGAVICLVLICIKAFYNQPIQDVFSVYCFIFCGQNMYKWLHQKEKLALFSGIIWGLVAIFLFIVYISKIS, encoded by the coding sequence ATGAATAAAGAAAAAGCTCTGAAAAAAGTACAAAGGCGAAAAACCAATCAAATGGATGAAATGGGATTAGAGATATTTCTAGAAAGCGGTTATGGAACAATTGCAGGGGCTGTTATTTGTCTTGTTTTAATCTGTATAAAAGCTTTTTATAACCAACCAATTCAAGATGTTTTTTCCGTATATTGTTTCATTTTTTGCGGGCAGAACATGTATAAATGGCTTCACCAAAAAGAAAAACTTGCTCTATTTTCTGGAATTATATGGGGACTTGTAGCTATATTTTTGTTTATTGTATATATTTCAAAAATATCATAA
- a CDS encoding ATP-dependent Clp protease ATP-binding subunit — protein MRKNFEIYTEQAKAALKYSTHVARDLNNNYVGTEHILMALCKVKNSTAQMILEEFGVETEKLQELISKLIAPPSNVCTDLEPDYTPRSKRLMQNSEDEANAVQAQKVGTEHLLIAMLKDTECVATRLLYTMGVNIQKMFLAVLAATGMDKQYTQEELQNGKFMKPRENAAVATPTLDQYSRDLTEQAASGKLDPVVGREEEIARLVQILSRRTKNNPCLVGEPGVGKTAIVEGLAQRIVWGLVPESMKDKRLVVLDLSSMVAGTKYRGEFEERIKNVVKEVTEHRGILLFIDELHTIIGAGGAEGALDASNILKPSLSRGEIQLIGATTIEEYRKHIEKDAALERRFQPVTVEEPSETETVEILKGLRPYYENHHGVVIEDSAVEAAVKMAVRYINDRFLPDKAIDIIDEASSKVQLAGYQAPERLVALEKEVQHLTLEKEAALKRGDLEKAKEVQQLQERKRQTISEEKERANRRGKRKKLVVTEDSVADIVSGWTKIPVKKLAEKESRRLVRLEKELHRRVIGQEEAVTAVAQAVKRGRVGLKDPARPIGSFLFLGPTGVGKTELSKALAEAVFGTEQAMIRVDMSEYMEKHSVSKLIGSPPGYVGYDEGGQLSEKVRRNPYSVILFDEIEKAHPDVFNILLQVLDDGHITDAQGRKIDFKQTIIIMTSNAGAQVIVEPKKLGFGAQEDEKQDYERMKSSVMDEVRRMFKPEFLNRIDEIIVFHSLNKEHIKKIVSILLKNLEKRCKDTMGITLKVSNTVKEHLAEAGFDSKYGARPLRRAIQTKIEDAMANEILEGRIQQGDTVHVRMVKKEVCFVVEEQKEEE, from the coding sequence ATGCGAAAAAATTTTGAGATTTATACAGAACAAGCTAAGGCAGCTCTGAAATATTCAACACATGTGGCGAGGGATTTGAACAATAATTATGTTGGCACGGAACACATCTTGATGGCGTTGTGCAAGGTGAAAAATTCTACGGCACAGATGATTTTAGAAGAGTTTGGAGTAGAGACAGAAAAGCTTCAGGAGTTAATCAGTAAATTGATTGCACCGCCTTCTAACGTGTGTACCGATTTGGAACCAGATTACACCCCCAGATCGAAAAGGCTGATGCAGAATAGTGAAGATGAGGCAAATGCGGTGCAGGCGCAGAAGGTGGGAACAGAGCATCTGCTGATCGCAATGCTGAAGGATACGGAATGTGTAGCGACTCGTCTGCTGTATACGATGGGCGTGAATATTCAGAAAATGTTTCTTGCGGTTTTGGCGGCGACGGGGATGGATAAACAATATACGCAGGAAGAACTTCAGAATGGCAAATTTATGAAACCGAGGGAAAATGCCGCAGTGGCTACTCCGACGCTAGATCAGTACAGCAGAGACCTCACGGAACAGGCAGCCAGCGGGAAATTGGACCCTGTGGTGGGAAGAGAAGAAGAGATTGCAAGATTAGTACAGATTTTGAGTCGGCGGACGAAAAACAATCCTTGTCTGGTGGGAGAACCAGGTGTGGGGAAGACGGCCATCGTGGAAGGGTTGGCCCAGAGAATTGTCTGGGGGTTAGTGCCAGAGTCCATGAAGGACAAACGACTGGTGGTTTTGGATTTGTCCAGTATGGTGGCCGGTACGAAGTACCGAGGTGAATTTGAAGAGCGCATAAAAAATGTGGTAAAAGAAGTCACAGAGCACAGAGGAATTCTTCTGTTTATTGATGAATTGCACACGATCATTGGGGCTGGAGGAGCAGAAGGGGCACTGGATGCTTCTAATATCTTAAAGCCTTCTTTGTCTAGAGGGGAAATCCAACTGATTGGCGCGACTACGATAGAAGAGTACAGAAAACACATTGAAAAGGACGCTGCGTTGGAACGCAGATTCCAGCCGGTGACAGTGGAGGAGCCTTCAGAGACTGAGACTGTGGAGATCTTAAAAGGACTGCGGCCTTATTATGAAAATCACCATGGAGTTGTGATTGAGGACTCTGCGGTGGAGGCCGCGGTGAAGATGGCGGTACGCTATATCAATGATCGGTTCCTTCCGGATAAGGCGATTGACATCATTGACGAGGCGTCGTCGAAAGTGCAGCTCGCGGGGTATCAGGCTCCGGAGAGATTGGTTGCGCTGGAAAAAGAAGTGCAGCATCTGACGTTAGAGAAAGAAGCGGCTTTAAAGCGCGGGGATTTAGAAAAAGCAAAAGAAGTGCAGCAGCTTCAGGAGAGAAAACGTCAGACGATCAGTGAAGAGAAAGAGCGGGCAAACCGTCGTGGAAAACGAAAGAAGTTAGTTGTAACGGAGGACTCTGTGGCGGATATTGTCTCAGGCTGGACAAAGATACCAGTAAAAAAACTAGCTGAGAAGGAATCCCGGAGGTTAGTTAGATTAGAAAAAGAGCTTCACAGACGGGTGATTGGTCAGGAGGAAGCCGTCACAGCAGTGGCACAGGCAGTGAAAAGGGGACGCGTGGGATTGAAAGACCCCGCTCGTCCAATAGGTTCCTTCCTGTTTTTAGGACCCACAGGAGTGGGAAAAACGGAACTTTCAAAGGCTTTGGCGGAAGCCGTATTTGGCACGGAACAGGCGATGATACGAGTGGATATGTCGGAATATATGGAAAAGCATAGCGTGTCTAAATTGATTGGTTCACCGCCAGGATATGTGGGATATGATGAGGGAGGGCAGCTCTCGGAGAAAGTAAGACGCAACCCGTACAGTGTGATTTTGTTTGACGAGATCGAAAAGGCCCATCCAGATGTCTTTAATATTTTATTGCAGGTGCTGGATGATGGACACATCACAGATGCCCAGGGTAGAAAAATAGACTTTAAGCAGACGATTATTATCATGACTTCCAATGCGGGAGCTCAGGTAATCGTAGAGCCGAAAAAATTAGGCTTTGGGGCACAGGAAGATGAGAAGCAAGACTATGAGAGAATGAAATCTTCCGTGATGGATGAAGTGCGCAGGATGTTTAAGCCGGAGTTTTTAAACCGCATCGATGAAATCATCGTGTTCCATTCACTAAATAAAGAGCATATTAAGAAAATTGTAAGTATCCTTTTGAAAAACTTGGAAAAGAGATGCAAAGATACAATGGGAATCACTTTGAAGGTGAGCAATACTGTAAAAGAGCATTTGGCAGAGGCTGGATTTGACAGTAAATATGGCGCAAGGCCTTTGCGCCGTGCGATTCAGACAAAGATAGAGGATGCTATGGCTAATGAGATTTTGGAGGGCCGGATTCAGCAAGGTGATACGGTACATGTGCGTATGGTGAAAAAAGAAGTTTGTTTTGTGGTGGAAGAACAGAAGGAAGAAGAATGA
- a CDS encoding sugar ABC transporter substrate-binding protein, with the protein MKKRIVSCLLIAVMAISMCACSTESKLVENEKAETKKDDDQVKVGILLNQASTQVISDMGNAMLDKADELGIDATLMYYEMDVQEMITGIENYMASDVDALIVHPMNANDGAEAMQKAYDAGIQVLVFDTEPNCDYSNCFMASNEELGYKIGEQAANWAKENLVSKGMTPVIGLVNEPSSEFLTERETGIRNALEELLPEGEIVITGAGTTALAGQEAGENFLQAYPDMNMVVSINDDTMHGVYEAFAQAGLTTSENIGLFSCDGTQKSKEYVAEGGIFKCVVDLELNKVGENMVECAQKDVLGEDSDYEKINYFPMNPVTIENVEEVLK; encoded by the coding sequence ATGAAAAAAAGAATAGTATCGTGTTTATTGATTGCGGTTATGGCGATTTCCATGTGTGCATGCAGCACAGAAAGCAAGTTGGTTGAGAATGAAAAGGCAGAGACAAAAAAAGATGATGACCAGGTGAAGGTAGGAATTTTGCTGAATCAGGCGTCTACTCAGGTAATCAGTGATATGGGTAATGCAATGCTAGACAAAGCGGATGAGTTAGGAATAGATGCAACTTTGATGTACTATGAAATGGACGTACAGGAAATGATTACCGGGATAGAAAATTATATGGCCAGTGATGTGGATGCATTGATCGTACATCCTATGAATGCGAATGATGGAGCTGAGGCAATGCAGAAAGCTTATGATGCTGGAATTCAGGTACTGGTTTTTGATACGGAACCAAACTGTGACTATTCCAACTGCTTCATGGCGTCGAATGAAGAATTGGGATATAAGATTGGAGAACAGGCTGCAAACTGGGCAAAAGAGAATCTGGTCAGCAAAGGAATGACACCGGTTATTGGACTGGTAAATGAACCTTCCTCAGAATTCTTGACAGAACGGGAGACAGGAATCCGCAATGCCTTAGAAGAGCTTCTGCCGGAAGGTGAGATTGTCATAACTGGCGCTGGTACCACTGCTTTGGCAGGGCAGGAGGCAGGCGAAAATTTCTTGCAGGCATATCCAGACATGAATATGGTAGTCTCTATTAACGATGATACGATGCATGGAGTGTATGAAGCTTTTGCACAGGCAGGACTTACGACTTCTGAAAACATCGGCTTATTTTCCTGTGATGGAACCCAAAAGTCAAAAGAATACGTAGCAGAGGGTGGTATTTTTAAATGTGTTGTAGATTTAGAGTTAAATAAGGTCGGAGAGAACATGGTTGAGTGTGCGCAGAAAGATGTTCTTGGAGAAGACTCTGATTATGAGAAAATCAATTATTTTCCAATGAATCCAGTGACGATCGAAAATGTGGAGGAAGTGCTGAAGTAA